A genomic segment from Microbulbifer elongatus encodes:
- a CDS encoding FmdB family zinc ribbon protein has product MPIYEYQCKACGHQMEALQRMSDAPLTDCPACNQAELSKKISAAGFRLKGGGWYETDFKTGSKKNLAGDAAKPSGKSGGSEAKAS; this is encoded by the coding sequence ATGCCTATTTACGAATACCAATGCAAGGCCTGTGGGCACCAGATGGAAGCCCTACAGCGTATGAGCGACGCTCCGCTGACCGACTGCCCGGCGTGCAATCAGGCGGAATTGAGCAAAAAAATCAGTGCCGCCGGGTTCCGCCTCAAGGGTGGCGGTTGGTACGAAACCGACTTCAAAACCGGCAGCAAGAAGAATCTCGCTGGTGATGCCGCCAAGCCCTCCGGCAAATCCGGTGGCTCGGAAGCCAAAGCCAGCTAA
- a CDS encoding proline--tRNA ligase, with protein sequence MRASRYLIATQKETPNDAVVISHQLMLRAGMIRRLSSGLYTWLPTGLRVLRKVERIVREEMNNAGALEVLMPVVQPAELWEESGRWQQYGPELLRIQDRHDNAFCLGPTHEEVITDLIRTEVNSYKQLPANFYQIQTKFRDEIRPRFGVMRAREFTMKDAYSFHLGADSLQETYDVMHDAYCRIFDRIGLDYRPVLADTGSIGGSHSHEFHVLAQSGEDDIAFSTESRYAANVELAEAIAPTGERPAPSKEMAELHTPGQKTIAALEEAFGIPASTSVKTLIVLGETEEEGATAPLVALVLRGDHDLNELKAEKLPGVASPLQFAPEARIADELGCGIGSLGPVGLNIDVIVDRAAAHLADFVCGANKDDYHLTGVNWERDAAISRIEDLRNVVPGDASPDGHGTLEIKRGIEVGHIFQLGTKYSEAMNATVLDENGKEQVMTMGCYGIGVSRVVAAAIEQNHDDAGIIWPEAIAPFQLAIVPINMQKSAAVQQKCEHIYEALTAKGIDVLLMDEPKARLGAMLADVELLGIPHRIVVGDRGLEKGNVEYKGRRDSENQEFSADQILDILLEKIPH encoded by the coding sequence ATGCGCGCATCCCGCTACCTGATCGCCACCCAGAAAGAAACTCCTAATGACGCAGTGGTCATCAGCCATCAGCTGATGCTGCGCGCGGGCATGATCCGCCGTCTATCCTCCGGGCTCTACACCTGGCTGCCCACAGGCCTGCGCGTACTGCGCAAGGTGGAGCGTATTGTGCGCGAAGAAATGAACAATGCGGGGGCCCTGGAAGTCCTGATGCCGGTGGTGCAGCCAGCCGAGCTGTGGGAGGAATCCGGGCGCTGGCAGCAGTACGGTCCGGAACTGCTGCGTATCCAGGATCGCCACGACAACGCCTTCTGTCTGGGGCCGACCCATGAAGAAGTGATCACAGATCTGATTCGCACCGAAGTAAACAGCTACAAGCAGCTGCCGGCGAATTTCTATCAGATCCAGACCAAATTCCGCGATGAAATCCGCCCGCGCTTTGGTGTCATGCGCGCGCGCGAGTTCACCATGAAGGATGCCTACTCTTTTCACCTGGGCGCAGACTCCCTGCAGGAAACCTACGATGTGATGCACGATGCCTATTGCCGCATCTTCGATCGTATCGGCCTGGACTACCGCCCGGTGCTGGCAGACACCGGCTCCATCGGTGGCTCCCACTCCCACGAATTCCATGTACTGGCGCAAAGTGGTGAGGACGATATCGCCTTTTCCACCGAGAGCCGCTACGCCGCCAACGTCGAGCTGGCGGAAGCGATAGCGCCCACCGGCGAGCGCCCTGCCCCATCCAAAGAGATGGCAGAACTGCATACTCCCGGCCAGAAAACCATTGCCGCCCTGGAAGAGGCCTTCGGCATCCCCGCCAGTACCTCGGTGAAAACCCTGATCGTACTGGGCGAAACCGAAGAGGAAGGCGCAACCGCACCGCTGGTCGCACTGGTTCTGCGCGGCGATCACGACCTGAATGAACTGAAAGCGGAAAAACTGCCGGGGGTGGCCAGCCCGCTGCAATTTGCTCCGGAAGCCCGCATCGCCGACGAACTGGGCTGCGGTATCGGCTCACTGGGCCCGGTTGGACTGAACATCGACGTGATCGTGGATCGCGCCGCCGCACATCTCGCGGACTTCGTCTGCGGCGCCAACAAGGACGATTACCACCTCACCGGCGTGAACTGGGAGCGCGATGCGGCCATTTCCCGCATCGAAGACCTGCGCAATGTGGTTCCCGGAGATGCCAGCCCCGACGGACACGGCACCCTGGAAATCAAACGCGGTATTGAGGTCGGACACATTTTCCAGCTGGGGACCAAGTACAGTGAAGCCATGAATGCGACAGTACTGGACGAGAACGGCAAAGAGCAGGTCATGACCATGGGCTGCTACGGCATCGGTGTTTCGCGCGTGGTGGCAGCGGCGATTGAACAGAATCACGATGACGCAGGCATCATCTGGCCGGAGGCCATCGCGCCATTCCAGCTGGCCATCGTGCCGATCAATATGCAGAAGAGCGCAGCGGTACAGCAAAAATGCGAGCACATCTATGAAGCGCTCACCGCCAAAGGTATCGACGTACTGCTGATGGACGAGCCGAAAGCACGCCTCGGGGCCATGCTGGCGGATGTGGAATTGCTGGGCATCCCACATCGCATTGTGGTGGGTGACCGCGGGCTGGAAAAAGGCAATGTCGAGTACAAAGGCCGCCGGGACTCCGAGAATCAGGAGTTCTCCGCAGACCAGATTCTGGACATCCTGCTGGAGAAAATCCCCCATTGA
- a CDS encoding YebC/PmpR family DNA-binding transcriptional regulator gives MAGHSKWANIKHRKAAQDAKRGKVFTKIIRELTVAAKGGANPDDNPALRAAIDKALGANMKRDTIDKAIARGAGNTDGDNYEAVTYEGYGVGGVAILVECLTDNRNRTVAEVRHAFTKRGGNLGTDGSVAYLFSRKGQMYYEPGVDEDALMEAALEAGAEDIQTNDDGSIEVTTEFTEYMSVKDALTEAGFKPDNAEIAMIPSTTVPMDKESAEKVMALVDMLEDLDDVQNVYSNADIPEEVMAELG, from the coding sequence ATGGCAGGACACAGTAAATGGGCCAACATCAAACACCGCAAGGCCGCCCAGGACGCCAAGCGGGGTAAGGTTTTCACCAAGATCATTCGCGAGCTCACCGTAGCCGCGAAGGGCGGTGCCAACCCCGATGACAACCCGGCACTGCGCGCCGCCATCGACAAGGCCCTCGGCGCGAACATGAAGCGCGACACCATCGATAAAGCCATCGCCCGCGGTGCTGGCAATACCGATGGGGACAATTACGAAGCGGTGACCTATGAAGGGTATGGTGTCGGCGGCGTAGCCATTCTGGTGGAGTGTCTCACCGACAACCGCAACCGCACCGTTGCCGAGGTGCGTCACGCGTTTACCAAGCGCGGCGGCAATCTGGGCACCGACGGTTCTGTGGCTTACCTGTTCTCGCGCAAGGGGCAGATGTACTACGAGCCGGGGGTGGATGAAGATGCGCTGATGGAAGCGGCTCTGGAAGCCGGTGCGGAGGATATCCAGACCAATGACGATGGCAGTATCGAGGTGACCACCGAGTTTACCGAGTATATGTCCGTGAAAGATGCCCTGACGGAAGCGGGCTTCAAACCGGACAACGCCGAGATTGCCATGATCCCCTCGACCACCGTGCCTATGGATAAAGAGAGTGCGGAGAAAGTGATGGCGCTGGTGGATATGCTGGAAGACCTGGACGACGTACAGAACGTGTATTCCAACGCCGATATACCAGAAGAGGTAATGGCCGAGCTGGGTTGA
- the aspS gene encoding aspartate--tRNA ligase — translation MRTDYCGALRSADIDREVTLCGWVDRRRDHGGVIFIDLRDRDGIAQVVFDPDAAEHFELADRVRSEYVLKVTGRVRARAPEAVNPNMQTGEIEVYGLQLEILNSAETPPFQLDEHTAVGEDVRLKYRYLDLRRNEMQRNLRFRSQITNAIRNYLDGEGFLDIETPILTRATPEGARDYLVPSRTHAGKFFALPQSPQLFKQLLMVSGFDRYYQIAKCFRDEDLRADRQPEFTQIDIETAFLDENAIMSITENMIRKLFKELKGVELGEFPRMPFSEAMAKFGSDKPDLRIPLELVDVKDLMTQVDFKVFSGPANDPKGRVTALKVPGGNDKLTRKQIDDYTKYVSIYGAKGLAYIKVNDKSDLEGGLQSPIVKFLPNEVRAAILDRVQAENGDLIFFGSDKAKVVSEALGALRCKLGEDLDLYVAEWAPLWVVDFPMFEENDDGSVTALHHPFTAPSCSAEDLEKNPLEALSRAYDMVLNGCELGGGSIRIHDQDMQQTVFRALGIDAEEQREKFGFLLDALKYGAPPHGGLAFGLDRLVMLMTDSDSIRDVIAFPKTQSAACVMTDAPGAVDAKQLRELSIRLRQKEEQVG, via the coding sequence ATGCGCACCGACTACTGTGGCGCCCTGCGATCCGCCGATATTGACCGCGAAGTAACCCTGTGTGGCTGGGTAGACCGCCGCCGCGATCACGGTGGGGTGATCTTCATCGACCTGCGCGATCGCGATGGTATTGCTCAGGTGGTCTTCGACCCCGATGCCGCAGAACACTTTGAGCTGGCCGACCGCGTGCGCAGCGAATATGTCCTGAAGGTGACCGGTCGTGTGCGCGCTCGCGCCCCGGAAGCGGTCAATCCGAATATGCAGACCGGTGAAATCGAGGTCTATGGCCTGCAGCTGGAGATCCTCAATAGCGCGGAAACCCCGCCCTTCCAGCTGGACGAGCACACCGCCGTCGGCGAAGACGTACGCCTGAAGTATCGCTACCTGGACCTGCGTCGCAACGAAATGCAGCGCAATCTGCGCTTCCGCTCGCAGATTACCAACGCCATTCGCAACTACCTGGACGGCGAAGGCTTCCTGGATATCGAAACCCCGATACTGACCCGCGCGACACCGGAAGGGGCCCGGGATTACCTGGTGCCGAGCCGCACCCACGCTGGCAAATTCTTCGCCCTGCCGCAGTCCCCACAGCTGTTCAAGCAGCTGCTGATGGTGTCCGGTTTCGATCGCTACTATCAGATCGCCAAGTGTTTCCGCGACGAAGATCTGCGCGCAGATCGCCAACCGGAATTCACCCAGATCGATATCGAGACGGCGTTCCTCGACGAAAACGCCATCATGTCCATCACCGAGAACATGATTCGCAAGCTGTTCAAAGAGCTGAAAGGCGTGGAGCTGGGCGAGTTCCCGCGCATGCCGTTCAGTGAGGCCATGGCGAAATTCGGTTCCGACAAGCCGGACCTGCGTATTCCGCTGGAGCTGGTAGACGTCAAAGACCTGATGACACAAGTGGACTTCAAAGTATTCTCCGGCCCGGCCAACGATCCAAAAGGCCGTGTGACCGCACTGAAAGTCCCCGGTGGCAACGACAAGCTGACCCGCAAGCAGATCGACGACTACACCAAGTACGTCTCCATCTACGGCGCCAAGGGCCTGGCCTACATCAAGGTCAACGACAAGTCCGATCTGGAAGGTGGCCTGCAGTCCCCGATCGTCAAATTCCTGCCCAATGAAGTGCGCGCGGCGATCCTCGATCGCGTACAGGCAGAGAATGGCGACCTGATCTTCTTCGGTTCCGACAAGGCCAAGGTTGTCTCCGAAGCACTCGGCGCACTGCGCTGCAAGCTGGGTGAAGACCTGGACCTGTACGTGGCGGAATGGGCGCCCCTGTGGGTGGTGGACTTCCCGATGTTCGAAGAGAACGACGACGGCAGCGTCACCGCGCTGCACCACCCGTTCACCGCGCCTTCCTGTTCCGCAGAGGATCTGGAAAAGAACCCGCTGGAGGCCCTGTCCCGCGCTTACGACATGGTGCTGAACGGCTGCGAGCTGGGTGGCGGTTCCATCCGTATTCACGATCAGGACATGCAGCAGACGGTATTCCGCGCCCTCGGCATCGACGCCGAGGAGCAGCGCGAGAAGTTCGGCTTCCTGCTGGACGCGCTCAAATACGGTGCTCCGCCCCACGGTGGACTGGCTTTCGGCCTCGACCGCCTGGTGATGCTCATGACCGACAGTGACTCCATTCGCGACGTCATCGCCTTCCCGAAAACCCAGAGCGCCGCCTGTGTGATGACCGATGCCCCGGGAGCGGTGGACGCCAAGCAGCTGCGCGAACTGAGCATCCGTCTGCGCCAAAAAGAAGAGCAGGTAGGTTAA
- a CDS encoding HU family DNA-binding protein, which translates to MAAKKKAAAKKAPAKKTAAKKAPAKKAAAKAAPAKKVTAIKEKYTKTQILNQIAENTDLSRKQVQSVLDELNDLIHGHIKKRAVGEFALPGLMKITTVKKPAKKARKGINPFTGEETMFKAKPASIQVKVRPLKKLKEMAES; encoded by the coding sequence ATGGCCGCAAAGAAGAAAGCCGCAGCTAAGAAAGCCCCCGCCAAGAAGACTGCAGCCAAAAAGGCTCCAGCCAAGAAAGCAGCAGCCAAGGCCGCTCCGGCCAAGAAAGTGACTGCGATCAAAGAAAAGTACACTAAAACCCAGATCCTGAATCAGATCGCCGAAAATACCGATCTGTCCCGCAAGCAGGTGCAATCGGTTCTGGACGAACTGAACGACCTGATCCACGGCCACATCAAGAAGCGTGCGGTGGGCGAATTCGCCCTGCCAGGCCTGATGAAAATCACCACCGTGAAAAAGCCGGCCAAAAAGGCGCGCAAGGGTATCAACCCCTTCACTGGCGAAGAAACCATGTTCAAGGCCAAGCCTGCGAGCATCCAGGTTAAGGTTCGCCCGCTGAAGAAGCTGAAAGAAATGGCCGAGTCCTGA